A region of Thermococcus barossii DNA encodes the following proteins:
- a CDS encoding DNA-directed RNA polymerase subunit K, whose translation MFRYTRFEKARIIGARALQIAMGAPILIDVPEGITPLEAALLEFEKGIIPLTVIRPS comes from the coding sequence ATGTTCAGGTACACGAGATTTGAAAAGGCCCGTATAATTGGAGCAAGGGCCCTCCAGATAGCGATGGGTGCGCCCATACTCATCGACGTTCCGGAAGGAATCACGCCGCTCGAAGCCGCGCTGCTCGAGTTCGAGAAGGGCATAATACCGCTCACCGTAATCAGGCCGAGCTGA
- a CDS encoding 50S ribosomal protein L18e, with product MVKRTGPTDINLRRLIRYLRKKSNEEGVRIWKDIAWRLERPRRQRAEVNVSRINRYTKEGDTVIVPGSVLGAGKLEHKVTVAAWKFSETAKKKIIEAGGEVLTIEELIERNPKGSGVIIME from the coding sequence ATGGTCAAGAGAACCGGACCCACAGACATCAACCTGAGGAGGCTCATCCGCTACCTCAGAAAGAAGTCGAACGAGGAAGGGGTTAGGATATGGAAGGACATAGCCTGGCGCCTTGAGAGGCCCAGGAGGCAGAGGGCTGAAGTGAACGTCAGCAGGATCAACCGCTACACCAAGGAGGGCGATACGGTCATCGTTCCGGGAAGCGTCCTCGGCGCCGGAAAGCTCGAGCACAAGGTCACCGTTGCCGCGTGGAAGTTCAGTGAGACTGCCAAGAAGAAGATAATTGAGGCCGGTGGAGAGGTCCTCACGATTGAGGAACTCATTGAGAGAAACCCGAAGGGTAGTGGAGTAATCATAATGGAGTGA
- a CDS encoding 30S ribosomal protein S9, translating to MKVIQTAGKRKTAIARATIREGKGRVRINHKPVEIIEPEIARFTIMEPLVLAGEEIVSKVDIDVKVEGGGFMGQAEAARVAIARALVEWTNDMNLKEKFMKYDRTMLVGDSRRTEPHKPNRSTKGPRAKRQKSYR from the coding sequence ATGAAGGTCATCCAGACTGCTGGTAAGAGAAAAACGGCCATCGCGAGGGCCACCATAAGGGAAGGGAAGGGCCGCGTCAGGATAAACCACAAGCCCGTGGAGATAATCGAACCCGAGATAGCGCGCTTCACCATAATGGAGCCGCTCGTCCTCGCCGGTGAGGAGATAGTTAGCAAGGTTGACATAGACGTCAAGGTCGAGGGCGGAGGCTTCATGGGGCAGGCAGAGGCCGCTCGCGTCGCCATAGCCCGCGCGCTCGTCGAGTGGACCAACGACATGAACCTCAAGGAAAAGTTTATGAAGTACGACAGAACCATGCTCGTCGGGGACAGCAGGAGAACCGAGCCCCACAAGCCCAACCGCTCAACCAAGGGTCCACGTGCCAAGAGGCAGAAGTCCTACCGCTGA
- a CDS encoding DNA-directed RNA polymerase subunit N has product MIVPVRCFTCGKVIGDKYYEFKARVEKGEDPEKVLDDLGVERYCCRRTLLSHVELIDQVMVYRVY; this is encoded by the coding sequence GTGATAGTTCCCGTCAGGTGCTTCACGTGTGGAAAGGTCATAGGGGACAAATACTACGAATTTAAGGCCCGGGTTGAGAAGGGCGAGGATCCCGAGAAGGTCCTCGACGACCTTGGGGTCGAAAGGTACTGCTGCAGGAGAACCCTGCTGAGCCACGTCGAGCTCATCGACCAGGTAATGGTATACAGGGTATACTGA
- the rplM gene encoding 50S ribosomal protein L13 has protein sequence MRIINAEGLILGRLASKVAKMLLEGEEIVIVNADKAIITGNREDIFAKYKQRTELRTRTNPRRGPFYPKRSDEIVRRTVRGMLPWKTDRGRKAFKRLKVYAGVPKEFEGRELETIIEAHMSRLATPKYVTVGEVAKFLGGKF, from the coding sequence ATGAGGATAATTAACGCTGAAGGACTCATACTCGGAAGGCTCGCCTCTAAAGTTGCAAAGATGCTCCTTGAGGGCGAGGAGATCGTCATAGTCAACGCCGACAAGGCCATCATCACCGGAAACCGCGAGGACATCTTCGCCAAGTACAAGCAGAGGACCGAGCTCAGAACCAGGACCAACCCGAGGAGGGGCCCGTTCTACCCGAAGAGAAGCGACGAGATAGTCAGGAGAACCGTTAGGGGAATGCTTCCCTGGAAGACCGACCGCGGAAGGAAGGCCTTCAAGAGGCTCAAGGTTTACGCCGGCGTTCCAAAGGAGTTCGAGGGCAGAGAGCTTGAGACCATAATCGAGGCCCACATGTCAAGGCTTGCAACCCCGAAGTACGTTACCGTTGGCGAGGTTGCCAAGTTCCTCGGTGGAAAGTTCTGA
- a CDS encoding DNA-directed RNA polymerase subunit D translates to MEPKFQILEKREDSIKFIVEGVDVPFANALRRTILAEVPTFAVDEVEFFENDSALFDEIIAHRLAMIPLTTPVERFSLDALELDDYTVTLSLEAEGPGMVYSGDLKSDDEGVKPANPDIPIVKLAEGQRLTLNAYAKLGRGKDHAKWQPGFVYYKYLTKIHVSKEVPDWEELKKLAERRGLPVEEGEGEFVITTTKAFYLPRKFEPYQGDKIREEVVPGAFVFTVETNGELPVEEIVAIALKILMRKSDRFISELHKLASD, encoded by the coding sequence TCGATTAAGTTCATCGTCGAGGGAGTTGACGTTCCCTTCGCCAACGCCCTGAGGAGAACCATCCTTGCCGAGGTTCCCACCTTTGCCGTTGACGAGGTGGAGTTCTTTGAGAACGACTCAGCCCTCTTTGACGAGATAATCGCCCACAGGCTGGCGATGATTCCGCTCACCACCCCGGTTGAGAGGTTCTCTCTCGATGCCCTTGAGCTCGACGACTACACCGTCACACTCTCCCTTGAAGCCGAGGGACCCGGAATGGTTTACTCCGGCGACCTAAAGAGCGACGATGAGGGTGTGAAGCCGGCAAACCCGGACATACCCATAGTCAAGCTCGCCGAAGGGCAGAGGCTCACGCTCAATGCCTACGCCAAGCTCGGCCGCGGAAAGGATCACGCCAAGTGGCAGCCTGGCTTCGTTTACTACAAGTACCTCACGAAGATACACGTCAGCAAAGAAGTTCCCGACTGGGAGGAGCTCAAGAAGCTCGCCGAAAGGCGCGGTCTTCCCGTTGAGGAGGGGGAGGGGGAGTTCGTCATCACAACCACCAAGGCATTCTATCTGCCGAGGAAGTTCGAGCCGTATCAGGGCGATAAGATACGGGAAGAGGTAGTTCCCGGAGCGTTCGTGTTTACCGTGGAAACCAACGGAGAGCTTCCCGTTGAGGAAATCGTGGCCATAGCCCTCAAAATCCTCATGAGAAAGAGCGATAGATTTATAAGCGAACTCCATAAATTAGCGTCCGACTGA